A segment of the Mogibacterium diversum genome:
CCGGTTCAGGATTTAGAAGCACCCACTTAGTCGCCAGCTCACACAGTCTATCTAGTGAATCCTCATTAAAATCACCTCTAGGACTTATACTTGAAGCCAGGCTCTTAGCCTCTTCGAGTTCCGCCTCAGGCAGTGATACCCCAGTTGCTACATGCTTTACGAAATCGTCTAGCATCATGCGATAATCTCGGTTCCAGTTGCAGCCACCATTTCTATTCATCTCGTCCTGAACACGGCCAGCAATTCTCACAACCTCGCCTTGAAGAGTCTCTGCTGCACCATGTGAAGGTATCAGGAGTTCCCAGAGCTCTGCAAACTGTTCCTTCCAAGTGTGCCCTTCTACTACAATCGGAGATACACCGTCGTGGATCTTGCGAGCCTTTACTGGCTCTACATCAAATAGCTTGTAAAGCTTGGCAAGTCCCGTATCTATCTCATCTACGTAATCTGGGTGGAAGCTTCCTCTATGGAATTCTACATCCTCACCAATTTTTCTCACATACTCCTTGACCGCAGGCGTCACCTCAGCTCCTGCATCTACTAGAATTTCAGCAACTTTCGCGCATCTTCCTATATCTATTCCTCGGCATGATATAAGCGCCTCCTCGAGTGGTGTTCGTTTCCATATATTGTCCCTAGCATTTAGGTCAACTCCTTGCTCGACGAGCAGCTTTACATTATCTGGTACGTATCCAGCTGCAGCGTTGTGAAGCGGGGTGTTTCCATAATTGTCTGGCTTAGCAACGTCACCCCCTAGTTCAAATAGCACCTTAACCACCTTCGCATTATTTCCAGCGTGAAAATTAAGCGGAGTGCGTCCGTAAGAGTTCAGTGTATTGACATCAAGCCCTTGTTCTACAAGCCAAGGTATGATTTCGGCTGGGATTCCATAGTGATGTAAAGCAGTATTGAGGTCACAGCGGCCTGCATAAGCTGTAATCTCGCATTTGTCGAATACCGCCTTTATCTCGTCAATATCACCTCTACGCAGTATCTCGTAGAAGTCGCTAGGTAACGTCTTTCTCTTTTTCTTAGCCATGTGTCCCTCCTATTAGTCCAATAGCTCAAATGAACCACCAGCATCTACTCTAAAAGTCTTCGAGTAGAATATAGTCATCGCATCTACAAGGTGCTTCGTATCCCTTGCGCCTACCGTTTCGTAGCACGAATGCATCGCCAGCTGTGCCAGCCCAATATCTACAGTGTTAAGCGACACGTGAGCATTCGATACGTTCCCTAGTGTGCTGCCGCCTCTTGTGTCTGATCTATTTGTAAATACCTGAACAGGTATATCATTCGACTCGCAGATGTCACGGAAAACCGCACAGCTCACGGCATCTGTCGTGTAGTGCTGTGCCGCGTTGAACTTGATTACTATGCCTTTATTTATCATAGGTCTATTTATAGGATCTGCCTTCTCGGGATGATTTGGATGCACTGCATGCGCGTTATCTGCACTCACCATGAAGCTTGAAGAAACCACCCTATAGTGTCCCTCTTCATCCTTGCCTGAAGCGAGCGAGATGCGCTTCAGCACCTCCTCTAGGAAAGTGGAATCAGCGCCCTGCTTGGTTAGAGAACCAGTCTCTTCATTGTCGAAAACCGCTAGAACTGGGACGCTGTGTGAATTCTTCGCGGCTATGAAGCCCTCAAGGCATCCGTACGCACACTGCAAATCATCTAGGTGTGGCGCTGAGATGTACTCCTCGCTGCCTCCCCATACCTTACCCTTATCTCGAACGTATAGGAATAGGTCATGCGAGATTATATCGGAATCTGATACGCCAGCAGACTCTGCTATAATTCTCATAAATGAACCCTTTGCCTCATCTGCCGAGCCGAGAACTGGGAGCATGTCAACCTGTGCGTTCCACGTCTGGCCTTTGTTAGCATCGCGGTTCATGTGAATTGCGACATTTGGAATGAGCAGCAAATCCCTATCCACGTTGACTAGTCTAACCTCGTACTTGTTACCATTTTTTACGATTATCCTGCCAGCAACGCTCAGTGGTCTATCGAGCCACGGAGCCATGAGCATGCCACCATAGCCTTCGACATTGAGCTTTACATATCCGTTTTCAACGATTTCAGGATTTTCCTTAACCTTAAACGCTGGTGAATCTGAATGAGCAGCGCTGATCATAAAGCCAGTAAAATCAAAAATCGGAGTCCTAAACGCAATTATACTCGAATCATTTCTGACCACGAAGTACTTCCCGCCTTCTGAAAGCTCCCATTTTGCAGACTCTGCAAGCTCAGTATAACCTTCCGCTTCAAGCCTCGCCTTAATATTAGCTATCGCATGAAAAGCTGTCGGCGACTTATCTAGAAACGATATGAGCTCTTTATTATAATCTGTCATCGAATTCTCCCTTTGTGTATCAGTGTTTCTCGCTAGCATTTGGCGCTACGTATCCTTCGCCTTACTACTAGCGCGATTTATCTATAACTTAATTTCATTACAAGCAGTATATCACAGCATCACTATTTCTTCTTCATTACATAACGCTGATTCCTGCTAGTCGCCTTGCCTGGAATCGTCATCTCTATAATCTCGTCCTCTATCGCAGGCTGCAAATAGTTCTCTCTAAAAGACTTTCTCGACTTTAAGCCAAGTGCACCCATGAGCTGCACGGCTGTATACGGTATATCAAATTCCATAGTCTCCATTAGTCTCTCTACCTGAGCAGTGGTATTTTCATACATTGCAGCGGGTTTACTCAGCACTTCCCCGAGCACCGCATCTAGTCGCTTCAGCATGAACATTATGAACTCATCAGAATCGCCATTCTTATGGCATCTAGCAATCACTTCATAATACTCGCTTTGGAAGTTTTTAATCTGACTCTCAAGTGGTACATACTGAAAAAGTTCACGCCAATCATATAGAAGTGTAGTCTGCCATAGCCTAGCCATCCTACCATTTCCATCTGCAAAAGGATGAATGAATACAAACTCATAATGAAATACAGATGACATAATCAGAGGGTGAACGTTTTCTTTCTCTCGGTTCATCCATTCAAATAAATCGTTCATCTGTCCAGTTACGAGCTTCGCTGTTGGCGCCATGAATATACATCTATCTCCGTCAAAAACACCTTCTTCACCACTTCTGAATTTGCCACATTCCGGCACAAGTCCGTCGGTCATTACTCCATGCATACGTTTTAAATCTTCCATATTAAATGGATTGATTTCTCGAATAGCTTCGTATGCGCGATATGCATTTTGAACTTCTTTAATCTCGTCACGGTTCCCGATGACAGTTCTGCCATCAATTACGTCTCTGACCTCAGCAAGAGATAGCGAGTTTGCTTCGATTGCAAGTGACGAATGAATAGACCTTATCCTGTTACTTCTCCGCAGATTCGGATGGGTGCTCAATGTATGATAGCCTTGTATCTTACCGACTTTCTCAGAGATATCACTTATTAACTTGAGCATTTGTTCCGTTATGTTATATGGTGGTTTGTACATCTGGGTGCTCACTTTGGCTTAATCATCTTGGGTGTTAACTTAGGTGTTTTCTTGAGTGTATCATAGCATCGCATATTTGTAAATATAGAAAACCCGCACCACTATACCACTAGCAGTGCGGGTTTTAACCTCTGAACTATTTATCTAATCCAGCTTTTCTTAAACGCCTTCTCTCCTGCAAATTCCTCATATAAAAGAACCCAATCGAATGAACCGTAATTGCTGCGATTGTCGCCGTAGTTATGTGTAGAACTGCCGCGTCATTATGTGCAAGATTATAGCTCGCAACACTGCCAAATAGGAAAATCCAAAGCTGAACAGCATAGTACTTCGCATCAAAGCTAAGGTGTGGCTTGCTGTACATGTTATTTGCAATAACCGCCCACTGTAACATGAAGATTCCTGCATACATGAAAAGGGTGACAAAATGCACGTTCGCATCGTTGTGACTTATAAAACTCATCGATACGGTAATCATAATCAGCCCGATATAAATCGGGTAATGGCTGTACATGAGGAACATTCCATTCGTATCCGCGTGTTCGTCGATGCTGTGATTGAGCACGCTGAAATAATACATGAATAAGCATGCAACTATCGTGAAGTAAAGGACTGAACTAAGCGTAAAGGTCTTGAGCGTGAAAAAAGGGGCGATTCCCATGATCATCTCACCTAGATTTATAATTGTAAGTAGGGAGATTCTCTCAACGAGGTGCACGAAATTTATATCGATACGCTCAAACCTCCTTCTGAAATAAATCGGCATAAGGAACGTCACGATAATCGTCACTAGATATATGTAAATGCCTATCGCTATCGGGAAGTGACTCGCCGCAAGCATACCGAACACTCTTACCCCCGTCACCCCGAGGAAGCCACGGATTGAAATGCGCTCTGCTTTTGTAAGCCCATGACTGTAATACTGCGCAAAGTACTGCACGAACAGCACGAATGAGAGTGATGCGATGGTCCAGCACAGGTAGTCAAAGTGGTCGTGCCAATCCTCGACAATCATGCCCGCAAACACCAGCAGGATCATCATCTTAACGAACATTATCGAGAGGTTAAGAAATGAATTTTTTCCATACTGATTCGTGAACACAGTCTGAAGCATCCACGCATCAACTAGCACGAACGTCGTCATAATGAAGGCAAAGAATGCCTCCCCACCTACAACGCCACCGTGCAGATGATGAATCAGCTCAGTCGTCTTCGAGATAGCATATACGAACACTAGGTCATAAAAGAGCTCGGTAAATTCGACATTTTTGTGCTTGATAGTGGATTTAAGCATATTACTCCTTATAAAACAAAAACCGTATAGCCTTTTTCTTAACTATACGGGTATTCCGACGTGCCGTCAATGTGCGGAGACTAGAACATTAGTGTTTCCAAAATATCAATATTGCTAGCCGCTCCTTTGTACCACTTTGTATTTTCCTATTAAATCGCTTTTATTAAATTTTTTTAATGATAGTATGAGCTTAGGAAGCATTTACATCAATTATTGAACCGGAGGTGCCCTATGTCATCAAACACTAACCGTCGTTATCGTAAGCCACTTAGCTTTACATTCATATTTGTTGTAATGTTACTTCTTATATTTGCTATCTTGCAGATTGCATCTAGACCAACAGCAGATAAGGATCGAGTAACAAATGCGACCGACATCAAAGTTATGGTGAAAACAGCTGACGATTCTAGATCAGCTATCGTCAAGACTTATGAATTGGATAAATTTACGAAGCTATCAAAATCAAAGCAGATGAAGATCATAAGTTCAACCTGCGGCAAAGTCGAAGGTGATGCTCCTAATGTTTCCCTCAAGAGTAAAGACACTTCACATATCAAGATCCATTTTCAAGATAAGAAGTCTAAGGCGAAAACACCTGAGATTGACAGCATAACTCTCTACACAGCAGCAGGAATGCCAGTAAATCCAAAAAAGAGACAAGATATCGGGGTGCTCTACAATTACGGCCATAAGACTGATGAACTGAGCATGTATCTGTCAGAATTTATACCAGCAGATAAACTGACATTCCGCGATTCAGATAGTACCAAAACGGATGATGCTGCTAGCGAAAGTAGTAATGATTCCACTGATGAAGAAGACCTCATCTGGTTCTGTATCTTCGAAATCAAGTACTCTATCGGAAGTAAAAAATATGTGACGTATACTGCGGTTTCGGTGGGGGAATAGACAGTAAAAAAGCGCCAAATGGCGCTTTTTCTATCATCTATAGATTTGATGGTTTATCGATTACCGTCGCTTTAATTGCA
Coding sequences within it:
- a CDS encoding ankyrin repeat domain-containing protein, which gives rise to MAKKKRKTLPSDFYEILRRGDIDEIKAVFDKCEITAYAGRCDLNTALHHYGIPAEIIPWLVEQGLDVNTLNSYGRTPLNFHAGNNAKVVKVLFELGGDVAKPDNYGNTPLHNAAAGYVPDNVKLLVEQGVDLNARDNIWKRTPLEEALISCRGIDIGRCAKVAEILVDAGAEVTPAVKEYVRKIGEDVEFHRGSFHPDYVDEIDTGLAKLYKLFDVEPVKARKIHDGVSPIVVEGHTWKEQFAELWELLIPSHGAAETLQGEVVRIAGRVQDEMNRNGGCNWNRDYRMMLDDFVKHVATGVSLPEAELEEAKSLASSISPRGDFNEDSLDRLCELATKWVLLNPEPVKLETPRYKR
- a CDS encoding M18 family aminopeptidase — translated: MTDYNKELISFLDKSPTAFHAIANIKARLEAEGYTELAESAKWELSEGGKYFVVRNDSSIIAFRTPIFDFTGFMISAAHSDSPAFKVKENPEIVENGYVKLNVEGYGGMLMAPWLDRPLSVAGRIIVKNGNKYEVRLVNVDRDLLLIPNVAIHMNRDANKGQTWNAQVDMLPVLGSADEAKGSFMRIIAESAGVSDSDIISHDLFLYVRDKGKVWGGSEEYISAPHLDDLQCAYGCLEGFIAAKNSHSVPVLAVFDNEETGSLTKQGADSTFLEEVLKRISLASGKDEEGHYRVVSSSFMVSADNAHAVHPNHPEKADPINRPMINKGIVIKFNAAQHYTTDAVSCAVFRDICESNDIPVQVFTNRSDTRGGSTLGNVSNAHVSLNTVDIGLAQLAMHSCYETVGARDTKHLVDAMTIFYSKTFRVDAGGSFELLD
- a CDS encoding Fic family protein produces the protein MYKPPYNITEQMLKLISDISEKVGKIQGYHTLSTHPNLRRSNRIRSIHSSLAIEANSLSLAEVRDVIDGRTVIGNRDEIKEVQNAYRAYEAIREINPFNMEDLKRMHGVMTDGLVPECGKFRSGEEGVFDGDRCIFMAPTAKLVTGQMNDLFEWMNREKENVHPLIMSSVFHYEFVFIHPFADGNGRMARLWQTTLLYDWRELFQYVPLESQIKNFQSEYYEVIARCHKNGDSDEFIMFMLKRLDAVLGEVLSKPAAMYENTTAQVERLMETMEFDIPYTAVQLMGALGLKSRKSFRENYLQPAIEDEIIEMTIPGKATSRNQRYVMKKK
- a CDS encoding low temperature requirement protein A → MLKSTIKHKNVEFTELFYDLVFVYAISKTTELIHHLHGGVVGGEAFFAFIMTTFVLVDAWMLQTVFTNQYGKNSFLNLSIMFVKMMILLVFAGMIVEDWHDHFDYLCWTIASLSFVLFVQYFAQYYSHGLTKAERISIRGFLGVTGVRVFGMLAASHFPIAIGIYIYLVTIIVTFLMPIYFRRRFERIDINFVHLVERISLLTIINLGEMIMGIAPFFTLKTFTLSSVLYFTIVACLFMYYFSVLNHSIDEHADTNGMFLMYSHYPIYIGLIMITVSMSFISHNDANVHFVTLFMYAGIFMLQWAVIANNMYSKPHLSFDAKYYAVQLWIFLFGSVASYNLAHNDAAVLHITTATIAAITVHSIGFFYMRNLQERRRLRKAGLDK